From Ptiloglossa arizonensis isolate GNS036 chromosome 10, iyPtiAriz1_principal, whole genome shotgun sequence, the proteins below share one genomic window:
- the C12.1 gene encoding spliceosome-associated protein CWC15, giving the protein MTTAARPTFEPARGGQGRGEKDLSAISKQYSSRDLPSHTKLKYREHGQGTIEDLRNRDFRKELEEREREREKDKSSNRRMIEPPRETSATTAKRQKIDQVPTASLDADDPLDDDDSESESDEDDTAALLAELQRIKKERATEQAKKEIEKRQEEERIRMENILSGNPLLNYSSQSSRTDMKVRRRWDDDVVFKNCARSEPKKKHDVFINDSLRSEFHRKFMEKYVK; this is encoded by the exons ATGACTACGGCTGCAAGACCCACGTTTGAACCTGCTAGAGGAGGACAAGGACGTGGCGAAAAGGATTTAAGTGCAATATCAAAACAATATAGTAGCAGAGACTTACCGTCTCacacaaaattaaaatatag AGAACATGGTCAAGGAACAATAGAGGACTTACGAAATCGCGACTTTCGCAAAGAATTAGAAGAACGTGAACGTGAAAGAGAAAAAGACAAAAGTTCTAATCGGCGTATGATAGAACcacctcgagaaacttctgcgaCAACTgctaaaaggcaaaaaattgatcAAGTTCCAACAGCAAGTTTAGACGCGGACGATCCTTTAGACGACGACGACTCAGAGTCAGAGAGCGACGAAGACGACACTGCTGCTCTTTTAGCAGAATTACAACGCATTAAGAAAGAAAGAGCCACGGAACAAGCCAAGAAA gaaatagagaaacggcaagaagaagaaagaataagAATGGAAAACATTCTCTCGGGCAatcctttattaaattattcgtctCAGAGCAGTAGAACGGATATGAAAGTCAGACGACGATGGGACGACGACGTTGTTTTCAAGAATTGTGCTCGCTCCGAACCGAAGAAGAAACACGATGTATTCATAAATGATTCGTTAAGAAGTGAATTCCATCGTAAATTTATGGAGAAATATGTTAAGTAA